One segment of Carya illinoinensis cultivar Pawnee chromosome 1, C.illinoinensisPawnee_v1, whole genome shotgun sequence DNA contains the following:
- the LOC122305827 gene encoding protein DETOXIFICATION 35-like, with the protein MWENGILEWDFVALVRRFEIGFVALGLEACSWVCALVVLRYEAETWVCGFFLQLGMVFDWDGRLLLASGFLGKTIGMEKRGGSRRGWSEEKVLVRSRRRWREEKVEFSKALTRKRDKNRKIKKYFLIYPILSAKIGKKLGNEGHKAEGRSSSSSAGSSSPTQSPGSTTALPLIDGIIISETHDLHHAPTTLIETNAGDYSPVKDFAYLKYVCFSETTKLWAIAGPIAFNILCNYGINSFTSIFVGHLGNAELSAVALSLSVIANFSFGFLLGMASALETLCGQAFGAGQVEMLGVYMQRSWIISFVACFFLMPLYIFATPILKLLGQEHGIAELAGKFSIQTIPQMFSLAVNFPTQKFLQAQSKVVVMAWLGVGTLVVHVGILYLFIRVFGWGTAGAAAAYDISAWGVAVSQTVYIVGWCKDGWKGLSWLAFKDIWPFLRLSIASAVMLCLEIWYFMTITVLTGHLEDPVIAVGSLSICMNLDGWEGMLFIGVNAAISVRVSNELGSGHPKAAKYSVIVTVIESLLIGIFFATLVWVSRDRVAVIFTDSKEMQRAVSSLAYLLGITMLLNSVQPVVSGIAVGGGWQALVAYINLICYYIIGLPIGFLLGYKAKLGVKGIWSGMIFGTFLQTLILLIILFKTNWNKEVELAVGRMRRWSGQDEHQFDI; encoded by the exons ATGTGGGAAAACGGGATTCTAGAATGGGATTTCGTGGCTCTGGTTCGTCGATTTGAAATCGGGTTTGTGGCTCTTGGGCTCGAGGCTTGTTCGTGGGTTTGTGCGTTAGTGGTTCTTCGGTACGAGGCTGAAACGTGGGTTTGTGGGTTCTTTCTTCAACTGGGAATGGTTTTCGATTGGGATGGAAGGCTGCTTCTGGCTTCTGGCTTCCTGGGGAAGACAATAGGAATGGAGAAGAGGGGAGGGTCTCGCAGGGGATGGAGTGAAGAGAAAGTCTTGGTCAGGTCTCGTAGGAGATGGAGGGAAGAGAAAGTAGAGTTTTCAAAAGCATTAACACGGAAACGAG acaaaaacagaaagataaaaaaatatttcttgatATATCCAATATTATCTGCAAAAATAGGTAAAAAACTGGGAAATGAGGGACACAAAGCAGAGGGAAGAAGTAGTTCATCCTCTGCTGGATCATCATCACCTACCCAATCACCTGGGTCAACGACTGCATTACCATTGATAGATGGTATCATAATCTCGGAAACCCATGACCTCCACCATGCTCCTACCACCTTGATTGAGACCAATGCTGGAGATTATTCTCCTGTAAAAGACTTTGCATACCtaaaatatgtatgtttttcaGAGACTACAAAGCTCTGGGCAATTGCAGGCCCTATTGCTTTCAACATCCTCTGCAATTATGGGATTAACTCTTTTACCAGCATTTTTGTTGGACATCTCGGAAATGCGGAGCTCTCCGCCGTTGCCCTTTCTCTGTCTGTCATTGCCAACTTCTCTTTTGGCTTCTTG CTTGGCATGGCAAGTGCACTAGAGACGTTGTGTGGACAGGCATTTGGTGCAGGGCAAGTGGAGATGCTAGGGGTGTACATGCAACGTTCATGGATAATCTCATTTGTCGCCTGCTTCTTCTTAATGCCCCTGTACATATTCGCAACGCCAATCCTAAAACTCCTCGGACAGGAACATGGGATTGCAGAACTTGCTGGAAAATTCTCTATACAGACTATCCCTCAAATGTTTTCACTTGCGGTAAACTTTCCTACACAAAAGTTCCTGCAGGCACAGAGCAAAGTCGTGGTTATGGCATGGCTTGGTGTCGGAACTCTTGTTGTGCATGTCGGGATCCTATATCTGTTCATTAGAGTGTTTGGTTGGGGTACTGCTGGTGCTGCTGCGGCCTATGACATCTCGGCATGGGGTGTTGCTGTGAGTCAGACAGTTTATATTGTTGGTTGGTGCAAGGATGGGTGGAAAGGGTTGTCGTGGTTGGCCTTCAAGGACATTTGGCCCTTTTTGAGACTCTCTATTGCTTCTGCTGTGATGCTTTGCCTAGAGATCTGGTATTTCATGACCATAACTGTTCTCACTGGACACCTGGAGGATCCTGTTATTGCAGTTGGCTCCCTTTCAATCTG CATGAATCTGGATGGGTGGGAAGGCATGCTGTTTATTGGAGTCAATGCAGCTATAAG TGTTAGGGTCTCTAATGAGCTTGGATCTGGACACCCTAAAGCAGCAAAATACTCAGTCATTGTCACAGTCATTGAATCTCTCCTCATTGGGATTTTCTTCGCAACCCTTGTTTGGGTTTCCAGAGACCGTGTTGCTGTAATCTTTACGGACAGCAAAGAGATGCAGAGAGCTGTTTCTAGTTTAGCATACCTTCTTGGTATAACCATGCTACTTAACAGTGTTCAACCAGTTGTATCAG GCATTGCTGTCGGAGGAGGTTGGCAAGCTTTAGTGGCCTATATAAACTTGATTTGTTATTACATTATAGGTCTCCCCATTGGCTTTCTTCTAGGGTATAAAGCTAAATTAGGGGTGAAG GGAATCTGGTCTGGCATGATTTTTGGGACATTCTTGCAGACGctgatcctcttgattatcCTTTTTAAAACCAACTGGAACAAGGAG GTAGAACTAGCAGTAGGACGAATGAGGAGGTGGAGTGGACAAGATGAACATCAATTTGACATTTAA
- the LOC122310234 gene encoding pentatricopeptide repeat-containing protein At2g46050, mitochondrial translates to MLSRCRSSSSPTILFKRQLNFPPTTFSVLSSQNAQNQEDPFYIAHSPLSLGRLRAKMPLSASTHLTDPQSAPSFCSDALRVSAKMGFLPEGKQLHAHMIKLGLCNVLALHNHLLNVYFRCQEFDDAKTLFGEMRARNVVSWNTVICGVVDWRSNNWRSLYLGISYFRRMLLERVRPDDITFNSLFRACIELHDVVIGRQLHCFIIKVALDSHSFVGSALVKLYATFGLVEAAKRAFNAVLFRDLVLWNVMLSGYVSNRLVKDAFGVFNLMQLEGVKGDEFTFSSLMSSCGALGTCDLGKQIHGLIVKKSFDLDVQVASVIIDMYAKNKNIDDARKAFDGIAIKNVVSWNTMIVGYGQKGDGKEAMKLLRGMLQTDLCLDELTLSSILSSCGNVSATCEIMQIHACTIKFGFQVFLSISNALINAYSKCGSIHGAYQCFSSVLKPDLVTWTSILCAYAFHGLAKEATNLFEKMLSHGMRPDPVAFLGVLSACSHGGLVEKGLHYFNLMINDYQIVPDSNHFTCLIDLLARSGLLDEAFSVLASMPIEPGSDTLGAFIGACKVHKNLELAKWAAEKLFTLEPNKPVNYALMSNVYASQSRWFDVAGARRMIRDRCDSKVPGCSWVEIAGNVRSFVSSDKSHPKSLEVYAILGTLHSLMKDDNHMLNVKLYS, encoded by the coding sequence ATGCTGTCCAGATGCCGCTCATCTTCAAGCCCTACCATCCTTTTCAAACGGCAGTTGAACTTCCCGCCAACCACTTTCTCAGTTCTAAGCAGCCAAAATGCCCAAAATCAAGAAGACCCATTCTACATAGCCCATTCACCTCTTTCTTTGGGCAGACTGAGAGCCAAAATGCCTCTTTCCGCATCTACCCATTTAACTGATCCTCAATCGGCACCTTCTTTTTGCTCCGACGCCCTCAGAGTCTCAGCCAAAATGGGTTTCCTTCCCGAAGGAAAACAGCTGCATGCACATATGATAAAGTTGGGTTTGTGTAATGTGTTGGCCTTACACAATCATCTTTTGAATGTTTATTTTAGATGTCAGGAGTTTGATGATGCAAAGACACTGTTCGGTGAAATGCGTGCTAGAAATGTGGTGTCGTGGAATACTGtgatttgtggtgttgttgACTGGAGAAGTAATAATTGGCGGAGTCTGTATCTGGGGATTTCTTACTTTAGGAGAATGTTGTTGGAAAGGGTAAGACCAGATGATATAACTTTTAACAGTTTGTTTCGTGCATGCATTGAGTTGCATGATGTTGTGATTGGTAGACAATTGCATTGTTTCATTATTAAAGTGGCGCTTGACTCTCATAGTTTTGTTGGCAGCGCTCTCGTCAAATTGTACGCAACCTTTGGCCTGGTGGAAGCTGCTAAGCGGGCTTTTAATGCTGTTCTGTTTAGAGATTTGGTTTTGTGGAATGTCATGTTGTCTGGCTATGTTTCAAATCGTTTGGTTAAAGATGCTTTTGGGGTCTTCAATTTGATGCAGTTGGAAGGTGTTAAGGGGGATGAGTTTACATTTAGTAGCCTGATGAGTTCCTGTGGTGCTTTGGGAACTTGTGATTTGGGAAAGCAGATCCATGGCCTTATTGTTAAAAAgtcttttgatttagacgttcaAGTGGCCAGTGTAATAATTGATATGTATGCcaagaataaaaatatagatGATGCTCGGAAGGCTTTTGACGGGATAGCCATTAAAAATGTGGTGTCTTGGAACACTATGATTGTGGGCTATGGACAGAAAGGAGATGGGAAGGAAGCTATGAAGCTTCTCCGGGGAATGTTACAAACAGATCTCTGTCTTGATGAGTTAACTCTTTCTAGTATCCTTAGCTCATGTGGCAATGTGTCTGCCACTTGTGAAATTATGCAGATTCATGCTTGCACCATTAAGTTTGGGTTTCAagttttcctatcaatttccaATGCCCTGATAAATGCATACTCCAAGTGTGGTAGCATCCATGGTGCATATCAATGTTTTAGCTCTGTTTTGAAGCCTGATCTAGTTACTTGGACCTCAATTTTATGCGCATATGCATTCCATGGTCTTGCCAAAGAAGCTACTAACTTATTTGAGAAGATGTTATCTCATGGCATGAGGCCAGATCCAGTCGCCTTTCTTGGGGTTCTATCTGCCTGTAGCCATGGGGGGCTGGTAGAGAAGGGGCTTCATTACTTCAATTTAATGATCAATGACTACCAAATTGTGCCAGACTCAAATCATTTTACCTGTCTTATTGACCTCCTTGCTCGCTCTGGTCTTTTGGATGAGGCATTTAGTGTTTTGGCCTCCATGCCAATAGAACCTGGGTCAGACACCTTGGGAGCATTCATTGGGGCATGTAAAGTCCATAAAAATCTCGAACTAGCAAAATGGGCTGCAGAAAAGTTATTTACATTGGAGCCAAACAAGCCTGTGAATTATGCTCTAATGTCTAACGTGTATGCTTCCCAAAGTCGCTGGTTTGACGTGGCTGGAGCACGCAGAATGATAAGGGACAGATGTGATTCCAAAGTTCCTGGCTGTAGCTGGGTGGAGATTGCTGGTAATGTTCGTTCGTTTGTGTCAAGTGATAAATCCCACCCAAAATCTCTGGAGGTGTATGCTATATTAGGAACACTGCATAGTTTGATGAAGGATGATAACCATATGTTGAATGTAAAACTCTACAGCTGA
- the LOC122310230 gene encoding probable E3 ubiquitin-protein ligase RHB1A → MGGCCCSSRKAHLHGTPVYYYCPPSLEEHESLTSHDGTASTLLGGFLVDLGLDASTPDTYQPPPAPLPYDLILGCSRSTDSDSVGETIIGSSFGTLTTCEELEESDCKAQANSLDFSPRKVEVPNLNELNISVAEEEDECPICLEEYDSENPNTITRCEHHFHLSCILEWMERSNACPICDQEMTFDDTCT, encoded by the exons ATGGGAGGTTGCTGCTGTTCTTCCAGAAAAGCTCATCTGCATGGAACACCAGTCTATTACTAT TGTCCACCTTCTTTGGAAGAGCATGAATCCCTGACATCTCATGATGGCACAGCCTCTACACTGTTAGGTGGATTCCTGGTTGATTTGGGTCTAGACGCATCAACCCCTGACACTTACCAACCGCCTCCTGCACCTTTGCCATATGATTTGATCTTGGGATGTTCACGATCTACTGATTCTGACTCTGTTGGAGAAACAATTATTGGAAGTAGCTTTGGAACTTTGACTACATGTGAAGAACTTGAGGAATCGGACTGTAAAGCTCAAGCCAATTCTTTGGATTTCTCGCCGAGAAAAGTAGAAGTTCCAAATTTGAATGAACTTAATATATCTGTAGCAGAGGAAGAGGATGAGTGTCCTATTTGCCTTGAAG AGTATGATTCTGAGAATCCAAATACTATAACGAGATGTGAACACCACTTTCACCTCTCATGCATTCTTGAATGGATGGAACGAAGTAATGCCTGCCCTATATGTGATCAG GAAATGACTTTTGATGATACCTGTACTTAG